The following coding sequences lie in one Flavobacterium cyclinae genomic window:
- the yidC gene encoding membrane protein insertase YidC: MEEKKLDLNSIIGFVLISGILIWMLWSNAPTPEELKEKEKKEQVEKQAKEVKTVTSTVASTPEADSLKTAQAQAQLGSFGYSATLPSATDAVTEIKNEVLSLKISNKGGYIVDATVLGFDQFEKNSKKAVQIIKDNNASLDIALNTTDNRTLHTKDMYFEPKLTIEGKNQVLTLQLKAGPDQFLEYRYVLKPNEYMLDFAIRSQGLEKVVNTAKPLDLEWQLKTYRNEKSVMYENRYTDIHFEYEGGKDNSLSVGTEDEDTVNDVSYIAFHQHLFASILLTDTNFKTAKFKSENLVKDEKTDTIYTKKFLAQVPLEFKNGALNYNMNWYYGPTKYEVLNSYDRNLDEILPLGWGIFGWLNRYIFIPVFGLISSIGFGYGISIILLTILVKLILSPVTYKSFLSQAKMKVLRPEIAELNEKFKDNPMKKQQETMKLYSKAGVNPMAGCLPALLQMPVLYALIYFFPSVFDLRQKSFLWADDLSSYDNIIQLPFYIPFYGNHVSLFPILASIAIFFYMKMTTGDQAMSTPPQEGMPDMGKIMKIMIYISPIMMLFFFNNFASGMSLYYFISNLITIGIMLVIKKYIVDEKKIHAQIQENKTKEKKESKFQRKMREMMEQAEAQKAAQQKKK; this comes from the coding sequence ATGGAAGAAAAAAAATTAGACCTTAATTCGATTATTGGATTTGTATTAATTTCTGGAATTTTAATTTGGATGCTTTGGTCAAATGCTCCAACACCAGAGGAATTAAAGGAAAAAGAGAAAAAAGAGCAAGTTGAAAAGCAAGCAAAAGAAGTTAAAACCGTAACTTCAACTGTTGCTTCAACTCCTGAAGCAGATTCTTTAAAAACTGCTCAAGCCCAAGCCCAATTAGGTTCGTTTGGCTATTCTGCAACACTTCCATCAGCAACTGATGCTGTAACTGAAATTAAAAACGAAGTTTTATCGCTTAAAATTTCAAATAAAGGAGGATATATAGTGGATGCAACGGTTTTAGGATTTGATCAATTTGAGAAAAATTCAAAAAAGGCGGTTCAAATTATTAAAGATAATAATGCTTCTTTAGACATCGCTTTAAATACAACCGATAACAGAACGTTGCATACAAAAGACATGTATTTTGAACCTAAGTTAACAATTGAAGGTAAAAATCAAGTTTTAACGTTACAATTAAAAGCGGGTCCGGATCAGTTTTTAGAATATCGATATGTATTGAAACCTAACGAATATATGTTAGATTTTGCAATCCGTTCTCAAGGGTTAGAAAAAGTGGTAAATACTGCAAAACCATTAGATTTAGAATGGCAATTAAAAACCTACAGAAACGAAAAAAGTGTTATGTATGAAAACCGCTACACAGATATTCACTTTGAGTATGAAGGCGGAAAAGATAATTCTTTAAGTGTTGGTACCGAAGATGAAGATACTGTTAATGATGTTTCTTATATTGCGTTTCATCAACATTTGTTCGCGTCTATTTTATTAACAGATACGAACTTTAAAACGGCTAAATTCAAATCTGAAAACTTAGTTAAAGATGAGAAAACAGATACAATTTATACTAAAAAATTTTTAGCTCAGGTTCCTTTAGAATTTAAAAATGGTGCTTTAAATTATAATATGAATTGGTATTATGGCCCTACAAAATATGAAGTTTTAAATAGTTATGATCGTAACTTAGATGAAATATTACCTTTAGGATGGGGAATTTTTGGATGGTTGAATCGTTATATATTTATTCCTGTTTTCGGACTAATTTCTTCAATTGGATTTGGTTATGGTATTTCAATTATTTTGCTAACAATCTTGGTTAAATTAATTTTATCACCTGTAACATATAAATCATTTTTATCTCAAGCAAAAATGAAGGTTTTACGTCCTGAAATTGCCGAATTGAATGAAAAATTCAAAGATAATCCGATGAAGAAACAGCAAGAAACAATGAAATTGTATTCTAAAGCTGGAGTAAATCCAATGGCGGGTTGTTTACCTGCTTTATTACAAATGCCTGTTTTATATGCCTTAATCTATTTTTTTCCATCTGTATTTGATTTAAGACAAAAATCATTTTTATGGGCAGATGACTTGTCTTCATATGACAATATTATTCAGTTACCATTTTATATTCCGTTTTATGGAAATCACGTGAGTTTATTCCCAATTTTGGCTTCTATTGCTATTTTCTTCTATATGAAAATGACAACGGGTGACCAAGCGATGAGTACACCTCCACAAGAAGGTATGCCAGATATGGGTAAAATCATGAAAATTATGATTTATATCTCGCCAATTATGATGTTGTTTTTCTTTAATAACTTTGCATCTGGTATGAGTTTGTATTACTTTATTTCCAACTTAATTACTATCGGAATTATGTTAGTAATTAAGAAATATATTGTAGACGAGAAAAAAATTCACGCTCAAATTCAGGAGAATAAAACAAAAGAGAAAAAGGAAAGTAAATTCCAAAGAAAAATGCGCGAAATGATGGAGCAAGCAGAAGCTCAAAAAGCTGCGCAACAAAAGAAAAAATAA
- a CDS encoding CTP synthase: MNQTKYIFVTGGVTSSLGKGIIAASLAKLLQARGYRTTIQKFDPYINVDPGTLNPYEHGECYVTDDGAETDLDLGHYERFLNVPTSQANNVTTGRVYLSVIEKERRGEFLGKTVQVVPHITNEIKERMQLLGKSGDYDIVITEIGGTVGDIESLPYIESVRQLIWELGENNGIVVHLTLVPYLAAAGELKTKPTQHSVKTLMESGIKADILVCRTEHELSSDLRQKLALFCNVKKEAVIQSIDASTIYEVPNLMLEEGLDKVALKKLDLPEKNTPDLNNWNEFLFRLKNPKHEVNIGLVGKYVELQDSYKSILEAFIHAGAANETKVNVISIHSEYLDANSAESQLKDLDGILVAPGFGGRGIEGKIDTVRYARENNIPFFGICLGMQMAVIEYSRNVLGYADANSTEMNENTAHPVINLMEEQKNIENKGGTMRLGAWKCSIKENTLAQKIYGKTEIMERHRHRYEFNGAYLNELEQAGLVASGVNPDTKLVEIVEIPTHPFFIGVQYHPEYKSTVANPHPLFVNFVAAAVQHKNK, encoded by the coding sequence ATGAACCAAACTAAGTACATTTTTGTTACCGGAGGTGTAACTTCTTCTTTAGGAAAAGGTATTATCGCAGCTTCGTTAGCCAAATTATTGCAAGCAAGAGGATACCGAACCACCATTCAAAAGTTCGACCCTTACATCAACGTGGATCCAGGAACATTAAATCCTTATGAACACGGAGAATGTTATGTAACTGATGATGGTGCGGAAACAGATTTGGATTTAGGTCATTACGAGCGATTTTTAAACGTTCCTACTTCTCAAGCGAATAATGTAACTACTGGAAGAGTATATCTTTCGGTTATAGAAAAAGAGCGTAGAGGAGAATTTTTAGGAAAAACGGTTCAAGTGGTGCCTCATATTACAAACGAAATCAAGGAACGCATGCAGTTGCTTGGAAAATCGGGTGATTATGATATTGTGATTACAGAGATTGGTGGAACAGTTGGGGATATTGAATCATTACCTTATATCGAGTCAGTTCGTCAATTGATTTGGGAATTAGGTGAAAATAACGGAATCGTTGTTCATTTAACCTTAGTGCCCTATTTGGCTGCTGCCGGAGAATTGAAAACGAAACCAACACAACATTCGGTTAAAACTTTAATGGAAAGCGGAATCAAAGCCGATATTTTAGTGTGTCGTACCGAACACGAATTGTCTTCAGATTTACGTCAGAAATTAGCGTTATTCTGTAATGTGAAAAAAGAAGCGGTAATTCAATCTATTGATGCTTCTACTATTTATGAAGTTCCTAATTTAATGTTAGAAGAAGGATTGGATAAAGTAGCATTAAAAAAATTAGATTTACCAGAAAAAAATACGCCAGATTTAAACAACTGGAACGAGTTCTTATTTAGATTGAAAAATCCAAAACACGAAGTTAACATCGGATTGGTTGGAAAATACGTAGAATTACAAGATTCGTACAAATCGATTTTAGAAGCGTTTATTCATGCAGGAGCAGCAAATGAGACAAAAGTAAATGTCATTTCGATACATTCGGAGTATTTAGATGCCAATTCGGCAGAAAGTCAGTTGAAAGATTTAGATGGTATACTTGTTGCACCAGGTTTTGGCGGTCGTGGAATTGAAGGTAAAATCGACACGGTTCGTTATGCAAGAGAAAATAATATTCCGTTTTTCGGAATCTGTTTAGGAATGCAAATGGCAGTAATTGAATATTCACGTAACGTTTTAGGTTATGCTGATGCCAATTCAACCGAAATGAACGAAAACACCGCTCATCCAGTAATTAACTTAATGGAAGAGCAAAAAAATATTGAAAATAAAGGAGGAACTATGCGTTTGGGTGCATGGAAATGTAGCATAAAAGAAAACACGTTGGCACAAAAAATCTATGGTAAAACTGAGATTATGGAGCGTCACCGTCACCGTTATGAATTCAATGGTGCGTATTTAAACGAATTAGAACAAGCAGGATTGGTAGCTTCGGGAGTAAATCCAGATACGAAGTTGGTAGAAATCGTAGAAATTCCTACACATCCGTTCTTTATCGGCGTTCAATACCATCCTGAATATAAAAGTACTGTCGCTAATCCACACCCACTTTTTGTGAATTTTGTAGCAGCTGCAGTACAACATAAAAATAAATAA
- a CDS encoding DUF3820 family protein encodes MTNHELLIKLAHTKMPFGKYEGYFLIDLPEYYVVWYANKGFPKGQLGEQLKLVHELKLNGLEELVRNIRRNFPKK; translated from the coding sequence ATGACCAACCACGAACTCCTCATCAAACTCGCCCACACTAAAATGCCATTTGGTAAATATGAAGGCTATTTCTTAATCGACCTTCCGGAGTATTACGTAGTTTGGTATGCTAATAAAGGTTTTCCAAAAGGACAATTGGGCGAACAATTAAAATTGGTACACGAACTCAAGTTAAACGGCTTAGAAGAACTCGTTCGAAATATCCGCAGGAACTTTCCAAAAAAGTAA
- a CDS encoding OsmC family protein, translating into MATSKLTYLGDLRTSSIHLQSGSEIISDAPLDNNGKGEAFSPTDTVANGLASCMFTVMGIKARDLDVDFSGSTAEVTKIMGTEPRRITEIHVTFNFSINPDEKTKTILERTAMTCPVFYSLHQDIKKEIVFNWK; encoded by the coding sequence ATGGCAACTTCTAAACTGACATATTTAGGTGATTTACGCACCTCTTCTATACATTTACAATCGGGTTCTGAAATTATTTCGGATGCACCGCTAGACAACAACGGAAAAGGAGAAGCTTTTTCTCCAACCGACACCGTTGCCAATGGATTAGCTAGTTGCATGTTCACCGTTATGGGAATCAAAGCACGAGATTTGGACGTAGATTTTTCAGGTTCAACAGCAGAAGTAACCAAAATCATGGGAACCGAACCAAGAAGAATTACGGAAATTCACGTAACCTTCAATTTTTCCATAAATCCCGACGAAAAAACAAAAACCATCTTAGAAAGGACTGCAATGACTTGTCCTGTTTTTTATAGTTTACATCAGGATATTAAGAAAGAAATTGTTTTTAATTGGAAGTAG
- a CDS encoding amino acid ABC transporter substrate-binding protein, with product MKSQIKHVVAKGETVFQIAKKYEVTPFDIYRLNPDAKNGVKENTTLLIPKTTSSKALVHVVAEKETLYGISKKYNVSVSDLENWNKAILQNGLKKGQEIFVSKPSAEELKSISSAIVSRPKVDVNATTHLVVAKETKYGIATQYGLTVTELEQLNPHIIGGLNVGQTVVLKPGVQIKKTSNTILVDYEVQPKETLYSLSKKFDIAQAELITLNPDIQDGLKIGMIIKVPSNGGIATLNSKVKDSVLSAKTKVNLLATVDKTQSKNMVLLLPFNLNKIETDSVKTKTEHLKTNKFLNLTLDFYAGAQMAIDSAKTLGLPVNVKVYDVESSKYSSNVATIISKNNFENVDVVIGPFQNSVIETTAQLLSKYDIPVISPLSKERGLPMNNLYYSIPSEDLMKVTLFNYFKEKQGNVVAVISSKKVTSKEYILENHPEVKHAVFNEKGALDVALLKTQLVKGQKNFVLMEIEKASTILNVTNILKGLQKEYDIQLAVFELYDALNFEEIPMTNLTDLKMVFPSITKVAETPEEKIFEKEFKKINNIYPNAAAKKGFDVTFDAMLRICQPEGFVNSAATTKTEYIENAFDYTSNNGMITNNATYLLYYDSDLTIKQAQ from the coding sequence GTGAAATCTCAGATTAAACATGTAGTAGCTAAAGGAGAAACCGTTTTTCAAATAGCAAAAAAGTATGAAGTTACTCCTTTTGATATTTATCGTTTAAATCCTGACGCAAAAAATGGAGTTAAAGAAAACACAACTTTACTAATTCCTAAAACAACTTCTTCAAAAGCGCTTGTTCATGTTGTTGCTGAAAAGGAAACGCTTTACGGAATTTCAAAAAAATACAATGTTTCGGTTAGTGATTTAGAAAATTGGAATAAGGCAATTCTTCAAAATGGCTTAAAGAAAGGTCAGGAAATTTTTGTTTCTAAACCTTCTGCAGAAGAGTTAAAGTCAATATCATCAGCAATTGTATCGCGACCAAAAGTGGATGTAAATGCTACTACTCATTTGGTTGTTGCTAAAGAAACAAAATACGGAATAGCTACTCAATATGGATTAACAGTTACTGAATTAGAACAATTAAATCCACATATTATTGGAGGTTTGAATGTAGGGCAAACGGTAGTTTTAAAGCCAGGTGTTCAAATAAAAAAGACTTCCAATACAATTTTAGTTGATTATGAAGTGCAACCAAAAGAGACGCTATATAGTTTATCTAAGAAATTTGATATTGCTCAGGCTGAGTTGATAACGTTAAATCCGGATATTCAGGATGGTTTAAAAATTGGAATGATAATAAAAGTTCCGTCAAATGGTGGAATAGCAACTCTTAATTCAAAAGTTAAAGACTCGGTTTTATCTGCAAAAACAAAAGTAAATTTACTAGCAACTGTAGATAAAACACAATCTAAAAATATGGTGTTGTTATTGCCATTTAATTTAAATAAAATTGAAACAGATTCGGTTAAGACTAAAACGGAACATTTAAAAACAAATAAATTTTTAAATCTAACGTTAGATTTTTATGCTGGTGCGCAAATGGCAATTGATTCTGCAAAAACACTAGGCTTGCCAGTTAATGTAAAAGTGTATGATGTAGAAAGTTCTAAATATTCTTCAAATGTGGCCACTATCATTTCTAAAAATAATTTTGAAAATGTTGATGTTGTTATTGGTCCCTTTCAAAATTCTGTAATAGAAACTACGGCTCAATTATTATCGAAATATGATATTCCAGTAATTTCACCATTATCAAAAGAACGTGGATTACCTATGAATAATTTATATTATTCAATTCCATCAGAAGATTTGATGAAAGTTACATTGTTTAATTATTTCAAAGAAAAACAAGGTAATGTTGTGGCAGTTATTAGCTCTAAAAAAGTAACTTCAAAAGAATATATTTTAGAGAATCATCCAGAAGTTAAACACGCTGTATTCAATGAAAAAGGAGCTTTAGATGTTGCTCTTTTGAAAACACAATTGGTAAAAGGACAAAAGAATTTTGTTTTAATGGAAATTGAAAAAGCCAGTACCATATTAAATGTAACCAATATTTTAAAAGGATTACAAAAAGAATATGATATTCAATTAGCGGTATTTGAATTATATGATGCGTTAAATTTTGAAGAAATCCCAATGACAAATTTAACCGATTTAAAAATGGTATTTCCATCAATTACTAAAGTAGCCGAAACTCCAGAAGAAAAGATTTTTGAAAAAGAATTTAAGAAAATCAATAACATTTATCCAAATGCTGCAGCTAAAAAAGGATTTGATGTAACGTTTGATGCAATGTTGCGCATTTGCCAACCAGAAGGTTTTGTAAATTCCGCAGCTACAACCAAAACAGAATACATTGAAAATGCTTTTGATTATACATCAAATAATGGAATGATTACCAATAACGCAACGTATTTATTGTATTACGACAGCGATTTAACAATTAAGCAAGCACAATAA
- the guaA gene encoding glutamine-hydrolyzing GMP synthase: MQHNVLILDFGSQYTQLIARRVRELNIFCEIFPFDKIPADLSSYKAVILGGSPCSVRSEEALHPDLSQIRGKLPLLAICYGAQYLAHFSGGEVAASNTREYGRANLSYIKENEVFLEGVSENSQVWMSHSDSIKKLPTNGVMIASTKDVENAAYKIEGETTYAIQFHPEVYHSVDGKQMLENFLVKIAKVPQNFTPNAFVEEVVAEMKAKIGNDKVVLGLSGGVDSTVAAVLLNKAIGENLYCIFVNNGLLRKNEFQNVLNQYKGMGLNVKGVDASARFLDALAGLDDPEAKRKAIGKAFIEVFDDEAHQLTDVKWLGQGTIYPDVIESVSATGGPSATIKSHHNVGGLPDFMKLQVVEPLRMLFKDEVRRVGRSLGIDEELLGRHPFPGPGLAIRILGDITAEKVAILQEVDAVFINGLKEHGLYDKVWQAGAILLPVNSVGVMGDERTYEKVVALRAVESTDGMTADWVHLPYEFLMKVSNEIINNVRGVNRVVYDISSKPPATIEWE; the protein is encoded by the coding sequence ATGCAACACAACGTATTAATTTTAGATTTCGGGTCGCAATACACCCAATTAATTGCCCGAAGAGTAAGAGAATTAAACATTTTCTGCGAGATTTTTCCATTCGATAAAATTCCAGCAGATTTATCATCATATAAAGCGGTAATCTTAGGCGGAAGTCCATGTTCGGTTCGTTCTGAAGAAGCATTGCACCCAGATTTATCACAAATCAGAGGAAAATTGCCATTATTAGCAATTTGTTACGGAGCACAATATTTAGCGCATTTTTCAGGTGGAGAAGTAGCGGCTTCAAACACTAGAGAATACGGAAGAGCGAATCTTTCATACATCAAAGAAAACGAAGTATTTTTAGAAGGTGTTTCTGAAAACAGCCAAGTTTGGATGAGTCATTCGGATTCAATCAAGAAACTTCCTACTAATGGTGTAATGATTGCCAGCACAAAAGACGTAGAAAACGCAGCATATAAAATTGAAGGCGAAACTACTTATGCAATTCAATTCCACCCAGAAGTTTATCATTCTGTGGATGGAAAACAAATGTTGGAAAATTTCTTAGTGAAAATTGCAAAAGTGCCTCAAAATTTCACACCAAATGCTTTCGTAGAAGAAGTAGTTGCCGAAATGAAAGCTAAAATCGGAAACGATAAAGTAGTTTTAGGACTCTCTGGTGGTGTAGATTCAACAGTAGCAGCAGTTTTATTGAACAAAGCAATTGGAGAAAACTTATATTGTATTTTCGTTAACAACGGATTATTACGTAAAAACGAATTCCAAAATGTACTTAATCAGTATAAAGGAATGGGTTTAAATGTAAAAGGAGTAGATGCTTCGGCACGCTTTTTGGATGCATTAGCTGGGTTAGATGATCCAGAAGCGAAACGTAAAGCCATTGGAAAAGCGTTTATTGAAGTTTTTGATGATGAAGCACACCAATTAACCGATGTAAAATGGTTAGGTCAAGGTACTATTTATCCAGATGTTATCGAATCAGTTTCGGCAACTGGCGGACCATCAGCTACAATTAAATCGCATCACAATGTAGGTGGTTTACCAGATTTTATGAAATTGCAGGTGGTTGAACCTTTACGTATGTTGTTTAAAGATGAGGTTCGAAGAGTAGGAAGAAGTTTAGGAATCGACGAAGAATTATTAGGACGTCATCCATTTCCAGGGCCAGGATTAGCGATTCGTATTTTAGGTGATATTACAGCGGAAAAAGTAGCTATTTTACAAGAAGTAGATGCAGTTTTCATCAACGGATTAAAAGAACACGGTTTGTACGACAAAGTTTGGCAAGCAGGTGCTATCTTATTGCCAGTGAATAGTGTAGGAGTAATGGGCGATGAGCGTACCTACGAAAAAGTAGTGGCACTTAGAGCTGTAGAATCTACAGATGGTATGACTGCTGATTGGGTACATTTACCATATGAGTTTTTAATGAAAGTCTCAAATGAAATCATAAATAATGTTAGAGGAGTAAACAGAGTGGTTTATGATATTAGTTCAAAACCGCCTGCAACAATAGAATGGGAATAA
- a CDS encoding AIR synthase related protein: MSSDTSKRYNLRGVSASKEDVHQAIKNIDKGLFPQAFCKIIPDYLTNDDQYCIIMHADGAGTKSSLAYMYWKETGDISVWKGIAQDALIMNIDDLLCVGATDNILLSSTIGRNKNLIPGEVISAIINGTEELISELKNHGVTIHSTGGETADVGDLVRTIIVDSTVTARMKREDVIDNANIQAGDVIVGLASFGQATYEKEYNGGMGSNGLTSARHDVFAKYLAEKYPESFDASVPNELVYSGQTKLTDTVENSPIDAGKLVLSPTRTYAPIIKKILSKYNSNEIHGMVHCSGGAQTKVLHFVDNVHVIKDNLFAVPPLFKLIQENSKTDWKEMYQVFNCGHRMELYVPAEVAQDIIEISKSFNIDAQIVGRVEKSDSKKLTITSEYGTFEY, from the coding sequence ATGAGTTCTGATACGAGCAAACGCTACAATTTACGAGGAGTTTCGGCTTCTAAAGAAGATGTGCACCAAGCTATCAAAAACATCGACAAAGGCTTATTTCCTCAAGCATTTTGTAAAATTATTCCTGATTATTTAACGAATGACGACCAATACTGCATTATTATGCATGCGGATGGAGCTGGAACAAAGTCTTCCTTAGCTTACATGTATTGGAAAGAAACTGGCGATATTTCGGTTTGGAAAGGAATTGCTCAAGATGCCTTAATCATGAATATTGATGACTTATTATGTGTTGGAGCAACTGATAATATTTTACTTTCCTCTACTATCGGAAGAAATAAAAATTTAATTCCTGGCGAAGTAATATCGGCTATCATCAACGGTACAGAAGAATTAATTTCGGAATTAAAAAATCACGGAGTTACCATTCATTCTACTGGTGGAGAAACTGCTGATGTAGGTGATTTAGTTAGAACTATCATTGTAGATTCAACCGTAACTGCCAGAATGAAACGTGAAGATGTAATTGATAATGCTAATATTCAAGCTGGAGATGTTATTGTAGGACTGGCTTCTTTCGGTCAAGCTACTTACGAAAAAGAATACAATGGCGGAATGGGAAGTAACGGTTTAACTTCGGCTCGTCATGATGTTTTTGCGAAATATTTGGCTGAGAAATATCCAGAAAGTTTTGATGCTTCGGTTCCTAATGAATTAGTGTATTCAGGTCAAACTAAATTGACAGATACTGTTGAAAATAGTCCAATAGATGCTGGTAAATTAGTGCTTTCTCCTACTAGAACGTATGCGCCAATAATCAAAAAGATTTTATCAAAATACAATTCAAACGAAATTCACGGAATGGTTCACTGCAGTGGTGGTGCACAAACAAAAGTGCTTCACTTTGTAGATAATGTTCACGTGATTAAAGATAATTTATTTGCAGTTCCACCATTATTTAAACTGATTCAAGAAAATTCTAAAACGGATTGGAAAGAAATGTACCAAGTATTCAATTGTGGTCACCGTATGGAATTATATGTTCCTGCAGAAGTAGCTCAAGACATCATCGAAATTTCGAAATCATTCAATATCGACGCACAAATCGTAGGAAGAGTAGAGAAATCAGATAGTAAGAAATTAACGATTACATCCGAATACGGAACGTTTGAATATTAA
- a CDS encoding OmpA family protein, whose translation MKYLFSVIVFYWFQIGVAQEQVTFYFDNNKSELNKTEATKLQKWIAENTTSKILSITGSTDEVGSTGYNDTLSQKRVTHIFNQVKDKVNIRPDFKSISLGEKGATSTNKAENRKAIIHYLLEKDLDKENEVLGIKVEEPEVIIPEDAPLAEKVKLAKIGTKITLKNINFYQNTFATMPESQGTLYDLLFVMQNNPDLVIEIQGHICCIDKDYRNLSTDRAKQIKRFLVYNGIQQHRVKTKGFGVSQPLYPIPEATPEQAAANRRVEIEILSKK comes from the coding sequence ATGAAATATCTATTTTCCGTTATAGTTTTCTATTGGTTTCAAATTGGAGTTGCTCAAGAACAAGTTACTTTTTATTTTGACAACAATAAATCCGAATTGAATAAAACAGAAGCTACTAAACTTCAAAAATGGATTGCCGAAAATACAACTTCAAAAATCCTTTCAATTACTGGCTCTACAGATGAGGTAGGTTCAACGGGATATAATGATACTTTATCTCAAAAAAGAGTGACTCATATTTTTAATCAAGTAAAAGATAAAGTCAACATAAGACCCGATTTTAAAAGTATTTCTCTTGGAGAAAAAGGAGCTACTTCAACAAATAAAGCCGAGAATAGAAAAGCAATCATTCATTATTTGTTAGAAAAAGATTTAGACAAGGAAAATGAAGTTTTAGGAATTAAAGTTGAAGAACCAGAGGTAATTATTCCTGAGGATGCTCCTTTAGCTGAAAAAGTTAAGTTGGCAAAAATTGGAACAAAAATCACGTTAAAAAATATCAATTTCTATCAAAACACTTTCGCAACAATGCCCGAATCACAAGGAACATTGTATGATTTGTTGTTTGTTATGCAAAATAATCCAGACTTAGTAATTGAAATTCAAGGACATATTTGTTGTATTGATAAAGATTACCGAAATTTGTCAACCGATAGAGCAAAACAAATTAAACGTTTTCTCGTTTATAATGGTATTCAGCAACATCGGGTTAAAACAAAAGGATTTGGTGTATCCCAACCTTTATATCCAATTCCTGAAGCAACACCTGAACAAGCAGCAGCAAATCGTAGGGTAGAAATTGAAATTTTAAGTAAAAAATGA
- a CDS encoding OmpA family protein → MKYLLLLFGLLLSAQEKASFYFDFDQDTFNPKQNELFLSWLNKDETREILVINGYCDWYGTYEYNDTLAYKRIHTVHEQLKLKNSIFFTSDLKINGYGERVQTRKERRHNRRVDVFYNVFPEKIKKEEKVVYDDPEVYTGQKISDEPIPVNKINKEFQPVDPEELIHLEAIPNRYANAKVGDKLVMKNLYFYDRSGIFVPESLPVMEELLDFMVSNPKAKIEIQGHICCQLGEDPEDIALIRAIAVHNYLVANDIDDSRLLYKSFGSSQPIHKIPEKNEKERNENRRVEILILEN, encoded by the coding sequence ATGAAATACCTATTACTGCTGTTTGGACTACTACTTTCAGCACAAGAAAAAGCTAGTTTTTATTTTGATTTCGATCAAGATACGTTTAATCCTAAACAAAACGAATTGTTTTTGTCTTGGTTAAACAAAGATGAAACTCGCGAAATTCTAGTAATTAACGGGTATTGTGATTGGTATGGAACTTATGAATACAATGATACCTTGGCTTACAAACGAATTCATACGGTTCATGAGCAACTAAAATTAAAGAACTCGATTTTTTTTACTTCTGATTTAAAAATTAATGGTTATGGTGAACGAGTTCAAACTAGAAAAGAACGTCGTCATAACAGAAGAGTTGATGTTTTTTACAATGTTTTTCCAGAAAAAATAAAAAAAGAAGAAAAGGTAGTATATGATGATCCTGAGGTTTATACAGGTCAAAAAATATCAGACGAACCAATTCCTGTTAATAAAATTAATAAAGAATTTCAGCCCGTAGATCCAGAGGAATTAATTCATCTAGAAGCTATTCCTAATCGCTATGCAAATGCTAAAGTTGGTGATAAATTGGTTATGAAGAACTTATATTTTTATGATCGTTCCGGAATTTTTGTTCCTGAGTCACTGCCAGTTATGGAAGAGCTTTTAGATTTTATGGTTAGTAACCCAAAAGCTAAGATTGAAATTCAAGGTCATATTTGTTGTCAATTAGGTGAAGATCCAGAAGATATTGCGTTAATTCGTGCAATTGCGGTACATAATTACTTGGTTGCAAATGATATAGATGATTCTAGGTTGCTTTATAAAAGTTTTGGAAGTTCGCAACCAATTCATAAAATTCCAGAAAAAAATGAAAAAGAACGAAACGAAAATCGTAGAGTAGAAATTCTTATTTTAGAGAATTAA